A single region of the Biomphalaria glabrata chromosome 15, xgBioGlab47.1, whole genome shotgun sequence genome encodes:
- the LOC106056292 gene encoding D-beta-hydroxybutyrate dehydrogenase-like, translated as MSVNLLGRLALVTGSTTGIGLGIAHSLASKGCSVILTGIIDQTLVSGLLSEFTRDDYKGRVHFFPSDFLEIENVETFCQDVLALYPDGIDILVNNAGVPGRGLIENVSTKLWQDTISVNLNAPFVLTRAFFPLMKKRGWGRIINMSSQMGQVGEVGKLAYCTTKSALIGFSRVVALEGAQFGVTCNAICPGFVDAPMCHSIIEKQAMEKGITFEESKVDFLKERCPNRRLIPVSDITELISFLCSDAGSSMTGSPILVDGAYTAR; from the exons ATGTCAGTAAATCTGTTGGGTAGATTGGCACTGGTGACTGGATCCACTACTGGCATTGGTCTTGGCATAGCTCATTCTCTGGCAAGCAAAGGTTGTTCAGTGATTCTTACAGGAATAATTGATCAGACATTGGTCTCAGGATTACTGTCTGAGTTTACAAG AGATGATTATAAAGGCAGAGTTCACTTCTTCCCTAGTGATTTCCTTGAGATTGAGAATGTTGAAACATTTTGTCAGGATGTGTTAGCACTTTATCCAGATGGTATTGATATCTTAGTAAACAATGCAG GTGTACCAGGAAGAGGTCTTATTGAGAATGTATCAACAAAACTTTGGCAAGATACTATTTCAGTTAATCTCAATGCACCGTTTGTGCTCACTAGAGCATTCTTTCCTCTAATGAAGAAGAGAG gATGGGGCAGAATTATAAACATGTCATCACAAATGGGTCAAGTTGGTGAGGTAGGAAAGTTGGCTTACTGTACAACAAAGTCAGCGCTTATTGGTTTTTCTCGG GTTGTGGCTCTTGAAGGAGCCCAATTTGGTGTCACTTGTAATGCAATATGTCCTGGATTTGTGGATGCACCAA TGTGTCACAGTATTATTGAGAAGCAAGCGATGGAGAAAGGAATTACTTTTGAAGAAAGCAAG GTTGACTTTTTGAAAGAGCGTTGTCCCAACAGGCGCCTCATTCCAGTTAGTGATATCACAGAACTCATATCATTTCTATGTTCTGATGCTGGGTCGAGTATGACAGGATCTCCTATTCTAGTAGATGGTGCCTATACAGCCAGATAA